A genomic stretch from Rubripirellula reticaptiva includes:
- a CDS encoding cysteine desulfurase family protein, whose amino-acid sequence MIASMIYLDNNATTAVDPRVADVMAREWSSGPSNPSSLHALGRRGRAKIENAMEIIGRAIGTRLDQPGGPRLIMTSGGTEANNLALSGIGLAASAGDPAPGPIVISRIEHSSVLAAAQASQRRHQAFPGNGRPIRWLDVNQDGEVRVDQLADLISGVSDGSGKTASLVSIMSANNETGVIQPIDRIASICRAAGVPLHVDATQSIGKVPFDVEALGLSAVTFTAHKFHGPAGIGALWIAGDINVQPMLFGGEQQLETRPGTEPVVLFVGMAEALKLAFDECDSSTGHMRKLRDHLESQLCKSFPEIVIQGQTKPRLPGTSCLSLVGSDRQTMLMSLDMAGVACSSGSACSSGSSPPSHVLTAMSRPEPEIRSALRFGVSKFSTNEEISSSIERISLSHKRLRQ is encoded by the coding sequence GTGATCGCTTCGATGATCTACTTGGACAACAACGCCACCACGGCGGTCGATCCGCGCGTCGCCGATGTGATGGCTCGCGAGTGGTCGTCCGGCCCTAGCAATCCGTCGTCGCTGCACGCGCTCGGTCGTCGCGGGCGAGCAAAAATCGAAAACGCCATGGAGATCATCGGGCGTGCCATCGGTACGCGGTTGGACCAACCCGGCGGACCGCGATTGATCATGACCAGCGGCGGAACAGAGGCCAACAATTTGGCTCTGAGCGGTATTGGACTGGCGGCTAGCGCCGGCGATCCGGCACCCGGTCCGATCGTCATCAGCCGCATCGAACACTCAAGCGTGCTGGCCGCGGCCCAAGCGAGCCAGCGCCGGCACCAGGCTTTCCCCGGAAACGGTCGCCCGATTCGCTGGCTCGACGTTAACCAGGACGGTGAAGTTCGCGTCGACCAACTGGCGGATCTGATTTCCGGCGTGTCCGACGGCAGCGGCAAAACCGCGTCACTCGTTTCGATCATGTCAGCCAACAACGAGACCGGTGTGATTCAACCGATCGATCGGATTGCATCGATCTGTCGCGCCGCAGGTGTACCGTTGCACGTCGACGCGACCCAATCGATTGGCAAGGTTCCTTTTGATGTCGAAGCCCTTGGATTGTCGGCGGTCACGTTCACCGCTCACAAATTTCACGGTCCTGCCGGAATCGGCGCGCTGTGGATCGCTGGCGACATAAACGTGCAACCGATGTTATTCGGCGGCGAACAACAACTGGAAACTCGCCCCGGAACCGAGCCCGTCGTGCTCTTCGTCGGGATGGCCGAAGCGTTGAAGTTAGCCTTCGACGAATGCGACTCATCAACCGGCCACATGCGAAAACTGCGCGACCACCTCGAAAGCCAGCTCTGTAAATCATTCCCCGAGATCGTGATTCAGGGTCAAACCAAACCGCGATTGCCGGGAACATCGTGCCTTTCATTGGTCGGAAGTGATCGACAAACGATGCTGATGAGTCTGGATATGGCCGGCGTTGCTTGCAGCAGTGGATCAGCCTGCAGCAGTGGCAGCAGCCCGCCCAGCCATGTGTTGACCGCGATGAGCCGGCCCGAACCGGAAATTCGCTCGGCTTTGCGGTTCGGAGTGTCCAAGTTTTCCACTAACGAAGAAATATCCTCATCGATCGAACGTATATCGTTATCTCACAAACGTTTACGACAATGA